GGGCGAATCTCCGCGTCAATCCACTTTTCCTCAAAGGCCCGGCCAATGATTTCTCCGAATTCCGGAGAGAAACCGGCAAAACTGTCGAGGACTAATTGCTTGCCTTCTTCAAATGAAACGACGCGGTCTGATTTGGACACCGGCGCATGGAGATCGCTGCCGCGCAGTTTCGGTAGATCAAGCATCTTCGCTTTAAGCCGATTGTACTGGCGGGCCAGCGGGTAGTGGTCGCTTACTACCTGCATCATGGTTTCAACCACCTCTCCCGAGACGCCGTTGCCTAAGTGCGTCGGCTGCATCGGACTTTCGTACTTGCGCATTCCCATTTCGGTTGCATGGTCTTTGACTAAGCTATTGAAAATGTTGGTAAAAATAAGGGCGTTGTCACCATATTTCGCATTATGGGATGCTTTGGCGCGTTGCCGCAGCTCCGGATCCTGATGGCGTAACAGCTCCCGCATTTCACTTTCAGTCAGTTTTTTTTTCTCGCCGTTGATTTCCATTTCCCACTCAAAAGAGGCGGTGAACTGGTCAAAAAGGTTTACGAAAGCTGTCTTTCCGGAAAGATTTTTTTGATTAATTACCTGCTCCTCAAGTTCAGAAAGTGTGTAAGGAGTGAACAGTCGCAAAGATTCGATATAATGCCGGTAGTGATCCAATTTGCCACTGCTGAAAAATTCTTCGATTTTAGGGTCCAAAATTTTTTGAATTTCAAGTCCAAAAAATAGAGTTTCATTTTTAATCTGCGTCATGGTGTCCTGCACTTTTGCCACCATCGCTTTGAAAATATCGGAACGGCCGTTGCCGTTAAAAAGCAAATTGGATATGGCATAAGGACGATATGCGCTTTCAATAAGCTGTTCGTATTCTGTAAGCGCTTCCAGCAAGAGATCAGCGGTGCAATCTTCATTGGCGATTTTACTATGATATTTCTTTTTGAAAGATTTTCCTATTTCAATTGCAGCTTCGATATCCTGATTTATTTTCGGGTCCTCACTGGCTGGGTAAAGATCGCTCAGGTCCCAAACGATTCCGTTTGCTTTTTTCATAAAATTCCTAATTAAAAAAAGTGCTAAAGTGTTTTCGTGTTCAAATCTTAAAGAATTTGCAATTTAAAATAATTAACCATAGAATCAAGTTCTGTGACTTTTTCTTAACCGAATGAAACTGTGTTTTTAAAAACATTCTGAAAAAATAATTTTTCCACCGAAACACGCCGAAAATCACTGAGGGTCGCCGAAAGATTCTTAAAAGTCTTCTTCTTTTTGAAAAATTTGAAATGGAATAAAAATAAGCATCCTAGCCCTATTCACACGCCATGCAGTAAGAATTCGGTGAATCTCGATACCCTCGGCATCTCTCGGTGGGATGTTTTTTTTGAGTGGTCATTCATTATTTTATTTTAGTTTAAAAGTAAGGAATCAGCACTGATTATTGCACTCAAAAAGAAGTAGATGAACATCTGTCAGACCTGATCATACAACTACCTGTCACTATGGCATCTTAACCGATTTCTTAATTTATGACTTATTTTTTGTTCTTTTTTAAGAACATTAAAAATAACAGGTTGGAATTCAAAAAAATCCCTGGCATGTGTTTTGTATAAATGCAAACCGAAAATAAAATGATGACAAAATGGGAGAAACACTATGTTTCGTACGACACTATTTGACGATCAGTCTCTGTTTTATCCCTGGCAGTTTGTTCTGTTTATTGGCACCAGCCTGATTCTGGCAGCTATTATGATTTTTCTTCTGCCGCAGCTTCTCGCCTACCTGGTGGCAACAGTGCTGCTTTGGATCGGGATTCTAATTTTCGGAATTGCATTCAAATTCAAAAAGTTAAATAACCGGCAATTTTAAGATAGAAATAGTCCTCAAGAACAAAAGAAATAAGTTTAGAAAATCAGAATAGCGTTCGATAGATAGAACCTAAATTGAGCGATTGGCTTTTGCCCCGGCTTTCCGGGGTTTTAGTTGATAAAATTCAATCCCGAATAAGTCGGATGGTTATTGTAAACCACTTAACAGTTGATCCCGAAGAAGTCGGGACACAACGTAAATTCTCAAAATCAAATGCCAAAGGCCAAAAGCTAATGGCCAAGAGCGTATTTTAAGTAGAAGTAAAGTCAAAAAACTGCACATCGCTTTCAAGATCGGCAATTCAAATGAGTAGTAAGGAGTAAAAGAAATATGACCTTTGATAAATTAACCCTGAAAGCCCAGGAGGCGGTTGCAAAAGCCCAGCAGCTCGCATCAGAGCGGGGTCAGCAGCAGATTGAAGTCGAGCATTTGCTGCAGGCGCTGCTGGAAGATTCAGAAGGTGTACCGGTTTCGATTCTAAAAAAACTTGGGGCTAACGCTGATCAGATTCTCAAGCACGTGGCTGAAGCCATTCAAAAGCTGCCGCGGGTTTCCGGTTCTGGTGCCCTGGGGAATATTTATCTCTCACCGCGGATGAACGCTTTGTTTAATTCAGCAACCGAGGAGATGCGCCAGTTAAAAGATGAGTATATAAGCGCCGAGCATCTCCTGATTGCAATTGCCAGTGAAAAAAGCAGCGCAACCGCTCAATTCTTAAATCAACAGGGAGTTTCGAAAGAAAATATCTACCGGGTTTTAAAAGAAATCCGCGGCAGTCAGCGGGTGGTGGACCAAAATCCGGAAGGAAAGTATCAGGCCTTGCAGCGTTACGGCCGCGATTTAACTGATTTAGCTCAGCGCGAAAAATTGGATCCGGTGATCGGCCGCGACGAAGAGATTCGGCGTTCGGTTCAGGTGCTTTCCAGGCGAACGAAAAACAATCCGGTTTTGGTAGGCGATCCGGGCGTGGGAAAGACGGCAATTGTCGAAGGCATTGCCCAGCGA
The sequence above is a segment of the candidate division KSB1 bacterium genome. Coding sequences within it:
- a CDS encoding M3 family oligoendopeptidase, with the protein product MKKANGIVWDLSDLYPASEDPKINQDIEAAIEIGKSFKKKYHSKIANEDCTADLLLEALTEYEQLIESAYRPYAISNLLFNGNGRSDIFKAMVAKVQDTMTQIKNETLFFGLEIQKILDPKIEEFFSSGKLDHYRHYIESLRLFTPYTLSELEEQVINQKNLSGKTAFVNLFDQFTASFEWEMEINGEKKKLTESEMRELLRHQDPELRQRAKASHNAKYGDNALIFTNIFNSLVKDHATEMGMRKYESPMQPTHLGNGVSGEVVETMMQVVSDHYPLARQYNRLKAKMLDLPKLRGSDLHAPVSKSDRVVSFEEGKQLVLDSFAGFSPEFGEIIGRAFEEKWIDAEIRPGKRGGAFCYSIGPSVHPYVLMNYVDNVDSVYTMAHEFGHALHTVLACEKGSLLTFHAPLVLAETASVFAEMLLTRKLLSEEKDRESRIQILASKLEDFFGTISRQNMYISFELAAHLEGAKRRLSADDLCNLWTARREEMYGDSVDFLPEEKWFWSVIPHFIHTRFYCYAYSFGALLVLALFNQYEEEGEAFVPKYRALLAAGDSDWPKNLIAKMGLDISDLTFWKGGFKVIRNMLEELQDLVG